A single Acetivibrio cellulolyticus CD2 DNA region contains:
- a CDS encoding sigma-70 family RNA polymerase sigma factor, with protein sequence MVIVNTEKVIEAIKGDKNAFVELIEERKADIFRLSYVYLKDNNDSLDLVSETVSKAYSSIKKLNTPEFFNTWITKITMNCCLNFLKKKKRISENELQLMESEQIYQLADDGEDILDTLELNIDLQEAIDRLDFNLKTIIILKYFQDFTINQISEILSSPSGTVKSHLNKALGILRRELANLKAVVKE encoded by the coding sequence ATGGTCATTGTTAATACTGAAAAAGTCATAGAAGCTATTAAAGGGGATAAAAACGCTTTTGTAGAGTTAATTGAAGAAAGAAAGGCTGATATATTTAGACTGTCATATGTTTATCTAAAGGATAATAATGATTCTTTAGATTTAGTCTCTGAAACAGTTTCAAAAGCCTATTCATCAATTAAAAAACTTAATACCCCCGAATTTTTTAATACATGGATAACAAAAATAACAATGAACTGCTGTTTAAATTTTTTAAAAAAGAAAAAGAGGATTTCTGAAAACGAATTACAATTGATGGAGTCAGAACAAATTTACCAATTAGCTGATGATGGCGAAGATATATTAGATACACTTGAATTGAATATAGATTTGCAGGAAGCTATTGATAGATTAGACTTTAATCTTAAAACAATAATTATCTTGAAATATTTTCAAGACTTTACAATAAATCAAATTTCCGAAATATTGTCCTCCCCTAGTGGTACAGTAAAATCGCATCTCAATAAAGCTTTGGGTATTTTAAGACGTGAATTAGCAAACTTGAAAGCGGTGGTAAAAGAATGA
- a CDS encoding 3D domain-containing protein — MLSDEAAPLSEPLRLKTQRKVKKTILLAAYIIFVVVISLGVNNYIIYNWYKGTREKYEDTFLRIQTISEENSSLVSKNRATTQEYSLLEDKFEKISTQHEQITMQLEEIKNRNYELMEKNKELEDKNKELAQDNIELQNTLKKAASVGIRPQSFTEFQGISSRGSVERGRYVGKFLGTAYTPCSSECGNNLGITNSGQPIIPGVSIAIDKKYWPFGTVFYIKGLGYAVAMDTGSAIKGKKRFDFAVFDKDFANKLGTSYWDVYLVKLGNGKVEDVPL; from the coding sequence ATGTTAAGCGATGAGGCAGCACCACTTAGTGAGCCTCTGAGGTTAAAAACTCAAAGAAAAGTCAAGAAGACAATTTTATTGGCTGCATATATAATATTTGTTGTGGTGATATCTCTAGGTGTTAATAATTATATAATATATAATTGGTATAAGGGCACCAGAGAAAAGTATGAGGACACATTCTTAAGAATCCAGACTATATCTGAGGAAAACAGTAGTCTTGTATCAAAGAATAGAGCCACCACACAGGAGTACAGTTTATTAGAAGATAAATTTGAAAAGATTTCAACACAGCATGAGCAAATAACTATGCAGCTTGAAGAAATTAAAAATAGAAATTATGAGCTTATGGAAAAGAATAAAGAGCTCGAAGATAAAAACAAGGAATTGGCACAAGACAACATTGAGCTTCAAAACACATTGAAAAAAGCTGCTTCTGTAGGGATAAGGCCACAAAGCTTTACCGAATTCCAGGGTATAAGTTCTAGAGGCTCGGTGGAACGAGGTAGGTATGTTGGTAAGTTTTTAGGAACAGCCTATACTCCATGTAGTTCTGAATGTGGTAATAACCTTGGGATTACAAACTCAGGACAGCCGATAATACCAGGGGTATCAATTGCTATAGATAAAAAATACTGGCCATTTGGAACAGTTTTCTATATAAAAGGTTTAGGATACGCAGTAGCTATGGATACAGGCAGTGCAATTAAAGGAAAGAAAAGATTTGATTTTGCGGTATTTGATAAAGATTTTGCAAATAAGTTGGGTACAAGCTATTGGGATGTTTACCTGGTAAAACTGGGGAACGGCAAAGTAGAAGATGTACCACTTTAA
- the hflK gene encoding FtsH protease activity modulator HflK, with translation MEVVNIKPKKKVPKISPKLILGACLILVVLVISFNSYYTVNDQQQAVVLTFGKVTSIEGAGMHFKLPDPIQSVIKVPVQKTQKLELGYRDGKDGKYVAVDEESKMITGDYNIIRIDFFIEWKISDPKKYLFEAVEPDEILRNTTLSAARSVVGSATIDDVLTSGKVAIQSDIKEKLMQSLENYDIGVQVIDVKIQDSEPPTDAVKQAFKNVENAKQSKETAINEANKYKNSELPKAQAESDKIIRNGESQRQTKINDAKGQVVKFQKMYEEYKNYKDITKKRLYLEAMEEILPGITVYIEDNSGDIQKILPLKPFENKGGN, from the coding sequence ATGGAAGTTGTAAATATTAAGCCAAAAAAGAAGGTACCCAAAATATCACCTAAGCTAATTTTAGGTGCATGTTTGATTTTAGTTGTATTGGTTATTTCATTTAACTCATACTATACTGTAAACGATCAGCAGCAGGCCGTTGTCCTTACATTTGGAAAGGTAACGAGTATTGAGGGCGCAGGAATGCATTTTAAATTACCGGATCCTATACAGTCAGTTATCAAAGTACCGGTGCAAAAAACTCAAAAACTTGAACTGGGTTACAGGGATGGAAAAGATGGTAAATATGTTGCTGTTGATGAGGAATCAAAGATGATTACCGGTGATTACAACATTATCAGAATTGACTTTTTCATTGAATGGAAGATTTCAGACCCTAAAAAATATCTGTTTGAAGCTGTTGAACCGGATGAAATACTCAGAAATACGACACTTAGTGCTGCAAGGTCAGTTGTAGGTTCTGCAACTATTGATGATGTTTTGACGAGTGGAAAAGTTGCTATACAAAGTGATATAAAGGAAAAGCTTATGCAAAGTCTTGAAAACTATGATATTGGAGTACAGGTAATTGATGTGAAAATTCAAGATTCTGAGCCTCCAACAGATGCAGTAAAACAGGCGTTTAAGAATGTTGAAAATGCAAAGCAGAGTAAAGAGACGGCAATAAATGAAGCAAACAAGTACAAAAACTCAGAGCTCCCCAAAGCACAAGCTGAATCAGACAAGATAATCAGAAATGGAGAGTCACAGAGGCAAACTAAGATCAATGATGCCAAAGGGCAAGTTGTAAAATTTCAAAAAATGTATGAGGAATATAAGAATTATAAGGATATAACAAAGAAAAGACTTTATCTTGAAGCAATGGAAGAAATACTTCCGGGTATTACTGTTTATATTGAGGATAATTCCGGTGATATACAGAAAATTCTACCGTTGAAGCCGTTTGAAAACAAGGGGGGCAATTAA